From one Methylomonas paludis genomic stretch:
- the shc gene encoding squalene--hopene cyclase: MFTEAHVETPSHNTTNTVSAKKDTLASLNAAIARAQEKLISLQNPNGYWVFELEADCTIPAEYIMMMHYLDDINVELQAKIAVYLRKRQSADGSYPLFTGGPGEISCSVKVYYALKMAGDSVDAPHMVNLRNWILGQGGAARANVFTRIALAIFEQLPWRGVPYIPVEIMLFPSWFPFHLDKVSYWSRTVMVPLFILCTLQAKAKNPHKVSILELFVVHPDQEQHYFPERTLLNKVFLGLDKLGRVTRPLIPHKMHKLAVQKAVDWFSERLNGEDGLGGIFPAMVNAYEALLLVGYPADHPQVVTARKAIDKLLVIKEDEAYCQPCLSPVWDTALAALAIQEVDKTANQASLNLAYDWLKSVQLSDEPGDWRIRQPELAGGGWAFQFANPHYPDVDDTAVVGFAMADSELSNLDESIHRATRWIAGMQSKNGGYGAFDVDNTYYYLNEIPFADHGALLDPPTVDVSARCAMLMARVAENHQEYLPALQRTIDYIRSEQEADGSWFGRWGTNYIYGTWSALLGLEQTNVPKTDPMYAKAAKWLKSVQREDGGWGEDNLSYHDDQAYRGRYHFSTAFQTAWAVLGLIAAGEVNSTEVKAGINFLLRTQQVDGVWEDKCFTAPGFPRVFYLKYHGYDKFFPLWALARYRNELNKGA; this comes from the coding sequence ATGTTTACAGAAGCTCATGTAGAGACCCCTAGTCACAATACAACTAACACTGTCAGCGCGAAAAAAGACACTCTGGCTTCGCTCAACGCGGCAATTGCCCGCGCTCAGGAAAAATTAATCAGCCTGCAGAACCCTAATGGTTATTGGGTGTTTGAATTGGAAGCCGATTGCACCATTCCAGCCGAATACATCATGATGATGCATTATCTGGATGATATTAATGTCGAGCTGCAGGCCAAAATTGCCGTGTATTTGCGCAAACGCCAGTCTGCCGATGGCAGCTACCCGCTGTTTACCGGCGGCCCCGGTGAAATCAGCTGTAGTGTCAAAGTTTATTACGCCCTGAAAATGGCCGGCGACTCGGTTGATGCCCCGCACATGGTTAATCTGCGCAACTGGATACTCGGCCAGGGCGGTGCGGCACGCGCTAATGTTTTCACCAGAATTGCCCTGGCAATTTTTGAGCAATTGCCTTGGCGTGGTGTACCTTACATCCCTGTGGAAATCATGCTGTTCCCCAGTTGGTTTCCGTTTCATCTGGATAAAGTATCCTACTGGTCTCGTACCGTGATGGTACCTTTGTTTATTCTGTGTACCTTACAGGCCAAAGCCAAGAATCCGCATAAAGTCAGTATCCTGGAATTATTTGTCGTGCACCCGGATCAGGAGCAGCATTATTTTCCAGAACGCACCTTATTGAATAAAGTCTTTTTAGGTCTGGATAAATTGGGTCGCGTCACTCGCCCCCTGATTCCGCACAAAATGCATAAGCTCGCGGTGCAAAAAGCCGTGGACTGGTTTTCAGAACGTTTAAACGGCGAAGATGGCCTGGGAGGTATTTTCCCGGCTATGGTCAATGCCTATGAAGCTTTGCTGCTGGTAGGCTATCCGGCGGATCACCCGCAGGTGGTGACTGCCCGTAAGGCCATCGATAAGCTGCTGGTTATTAAAGAAGATGAGGCTTATTGCCAACCTTGTCTGTCGCCGGTATGGGATACCGCTCTGGCGGCCTTGGCGATCCAGGAAGTGGATAAAACCGCCAATCAGGCCAGTTTGAATTTGGCTTATGATTGGTTGAAAAGTGTACAGCTGTCCGACGAACCCGGCGACTGGCGGATACGCCAGCCTGAGCTGGCTGGTGGCGGCTGGGCGTTTCAATTTGCCAACCCGCATTATCCCGATGTGGATGATACCGCCGTGGTGGGTTTTGCCATGGCCGACTCGGAATTAAGCAATCTTGACGAGTCTATCCATAGAGCAACCCGCTGGATAGCCGGCATGCAGTCCAAAAACGGTGGATATGGCGCATTTGATGTCGATAATACCTATTATTATCTGAACGAAATCCCGTTTGCCGATCACGGCGCTTTGCTGGACCCGCCTACGGTTGATGTCAGCGCCCGTTGTGCGATGCTGATGGCGCGTGTTGCCGAAAATCATCAGGAATATCTGCCGGCCTTACAACGCACCATCGATTATATTCGCAGTGAACAGGAAGCTGATGGTTCCTGGTTTGGCCGCTGGGGTACCAATTACATCTATGGTACCTGGTCTGCCCTATTGGGACTGGAGCAAACCAATGTGCCGAAAACAGATCCGATGTACGCTAAAGCTGCAAAATGGTTAAAAAGCGTTCAGCGCGAAGACGGCGGCTGGGGCGAAGATAATTTGAGCTACCACGACGACCAAGCTTACCGGGGTCGCTATCATTTCAGTACCGCTTTTCAGACCGCCTGGGCAGTTTTGGGCCTGATCGCCGCCGGCGAAGTTAACAGTACTGAAGTAAAAGCCGGGATTAATTTTCTACTGCGTACCCAACAAGTGGATGGCGTCTGGGAAGACAAATGCTTTACCGCACCGGGTTTTCCGCGGGTGTTTTATTTAAAATATCATGGTTATGACAAGTTTTTCCCGTTATGGGCATTAGCTAGATATCGCAATGAGCTAAATAAAGGTGCCTAA
- a CDS encoding phosphorylase, which yields MPNRFDAAQAAATRPLLGIVVALPEEVATLTKRKLVKGECVAIAENILLGFAGAGGLNAQQTAQSLLSKGATALISWGCAAGLAPNLKPGDLLLATQVQSAQASAYPVNADWLAHLHSVLATDLPVVSGTLLESTRIVAASTDKQTLYKQTGAVALDMESAAVFAVGHSAGIPCLAIRAIADPVTLDLPKAVVVALNADGKIELGKLLYFLLSHPWEIPALIKLGLNFNAAGKTLKSVAKQLDNLFSFAHQAYI from the coding sequence GTGCCTAATCGTTTTGATGCAGCGCAGGCTGCTGCAACGCGCCCATTGCTGGGCATCGTAGTGGCTTTGCCGGAAGAAGTGGCAACTTTGACCAAACGTAAATTGGTCAAAGGTGAATGCGTGGCGATTGCCGAAAACATCCTGCTCGGCTTTGCCGGTGCCGGAGGGCTTAATGCACAACAAACCGCTCAGTCACTGCTTAGTAAAGGCGCAACGGCATTAATCAGCTGGGGTTGTGCTGCCGGCTTGGCGCCTAACTTAAAACCCGGCGATTTACTGTTAGCCACTCAGGTACAGTCTGCCCAGGCGTCGGCTTATCCGGTAAATGCCGATTGGCTGGCGCATCTGCACAGCGTGCTGGCCACAGATTTACCGGTAGTTTCAGGTACTTTGCTGGAAAGCACCCGCATAGTGGCGGCCAGTACCGACAAACAAACTCTGTATAAACAAACCGGTGCAGTGGCCTTGGATATGGAAAGCGCTGCTGTATTTGCAGTGGGGCATAGCGCCGGCATTCCCTGTCTGGCGATACGGGCCATTGCTGATCCAGTGACGCTGGATTTACCCAAAGCAGTAGTAGTGGCCTTAAATGCCGATGGTAAGATTGAATTGGGCAAATTGTTGTATTTCCTGTTAAGCCATCCCTGGGAAATTCCGGCTTTGATAAAACTGGGTTTAAATTTTAACGCTGCCGGTAAAACACTTAAATCGGTCGCTAAACAACTGGATAATCTGTTCAGTTTTGCCCATCAGGCTTATATATAG
- a CDS encoding aspartate aminotransferase family protein: MSFSISDLFSQHFDSKFDLHEQYLNNQMVRVLRTIGYDRNYKRALGQYLYDQEGNEYLDLLSGFGVFAVGRNHPTVISALQETLTLELPNLVQMDVSLLSGLLAKEILATTPDNLDKMFFCNSGTEAVEAAIKFARYTTKRTKILYCEHGYHGLTMGSLALNGEEIFREGFGPMLPDCAAIPFNDLVALEQALSSKDVAAFIVEPIQGKGVNVPDDNYFPEVERLCKKYGTLFVADEVQTGIGRTGKFWAVEHWQVKPDMILMAKALSGGFVPVGGVAMTSKIMDTVFNRMDRAVVHGSTFSKNNMAMAAGLATLEVLRTENLIQNAAKVGEDIIGTINASAGQYEFLKEARGKGLMIAIEFQSPKSLSLKAAWAMLEAANKGLFCQMITIPLFKEHRVLSQVAGHGMNVVKLLPPLNLTPKDRDWVIGALDKTIADTHQVTGSIWTLGKNLAGHALKNRK; this comes from the coding sequence ATGTCTTTTAGTATTTCCGATCTTTTTTCTCAGCATTTCGATAGTAAATTCGATTTGCATGAGCAATATCTCAATAACCAGATGGTGCGGGTATTGAGAACTATCGGTTATGACAGAAATTATAAACGAGCCTTGGGTCAATATCTTTATGATCAGGAAGGTAACGAATATCTGGATTTATTAAGCGGTTTTGGCGTATTTGCAGTTGGGCGTAATCATCCCACCGTTATCAGCGCCTTACAGGAAACGCTGACCCTGGAACTGCCTAATCTGGTGCAGATGGATGTGTCCCTGCTCAGCGGCTTGCTGGCTAAAGAAATCCTGGCGACCACTCCGGATAATCTGGATAAAATGTTTTTCTGTAATTCCGGTACTGAAGCGGTGGAAGCGGCGATCAAATTTGCCCGTTACACCACCAAACGCACCAAAATTTTGTATTGCGAACATGGCTATCATGGCCTGACCATGGGTTCGCTGGCGTTGAATGGCGAGGAAATTTTCCGTGAAGGTTTTGGCCCGATGTTACCGGATTGCGCGGCAATACCGTTTAACGATCTGGTGGCGCTGGAACAAGCCCTGAGCAGTAAAGATGTGGCCGCGTTTATTGTCGAGCCTATCCAGGGTAAAGGCGTTAACGTGCCAGACGATAATTATTTTCCGGAAGTTGAACGCCTGTGTAAAAAATACGGCACCCTGTTTGTGGCTGACGAAGTTCAAACCGGTATCGGTCGTACCGGTAAATTCTGGGCTGTTGAACACTGGCAGGTCAAGCCCGACATGATCTTGATGGCCAAAGCCCTATCCGGCGGTTTTGTGCCGGTGGGTGGCGTGGCGATGACCAGCAAAATAATGGACACCGTTTTCAACCGCATGGATAGGGCTGTTGTGCATGGCTCCACTTTTTCCAAAAACAATATGGCTATGGCGGCTGGTTTGGCAACGCTGGAAGTATTGCGCACCGAAAACCTGATCCAAAACGCCGCAAAAGTCGGTGAAGACATTATCGGCACGATTAATGCCAGTGCCGGCCAGTATGAGTTTCTTAAAGAAGCGCGTGGTAAAGGCTTGATGATAGCCATCGAATTCCAGTCACCGAAAAGCCTGTCCCTGAAAGCGGCCTGGGCCATGCTGGAAGCCGCCAATAAAGGTCTGTTCTGCCAAATGATTACCATACCGCTGTTCAAAGAACACCGGGTGCTCAGTCAAGTGGCCGGGCACGGTATGAATGTCGTCAAACTGCTGCCGCCTTTGAATCTAACACCAAAAGACCGCGATTGGGTTATTGGTGCCTTGGATAAAACTATCGCCGATACCCACCAGGTAACCGGTTCCATTTGGACGCTCGGCAAAAATCTTGCCGGACATGCTCTCAAAAATAGGAAGTAA
- a CDS encoding copper resistance CopC family protein has translation MQFLKYFTLIGLLLAANTAYSHAVVTHNSLKLKPVPVNQASQVELSFNSKVELDLSEVFLVSLGDKMQVINAKPGANPGKVILDLPALPPGEYAIKLKIFAADGHLSEDLLRFFVRTSTK, from the coding sequence ATGCAATTTTTAAAATATTTTACTTTGATCGGCTTATTGCTGGCCGCTAATACCGCTTACAGTCATGCGGTGGTGACCCATAATTCCTTAAAACTGAAACCGGTACCCGTTAATCAGGCCAGCCAAGTTGAATTGTCATTCAACTCCAAAGTCGAGCTGGATTTATCCGAAGTTTTTCTGGTTAGTCTGGGCGATAAAATGCAAGTAATCAATGCCAAGCCGGGGGCAAATCCCGGTAAAGTGATATTGGATCTGCCCGCTTTGCCACCTGGAGAATACGCGATTAAACTTAAAATATTTGCCGCGGACGGTCATCTGAGTGAGGATCTGCTGCGCTTTTTTGTTCGTACCAGTACGAAGTGA
- a CDS encoding copper resistance D family protein: MEGIANYLDSLIGGIDLAFFSMAIGGLFWSLFVLRPWRKAEVHYNNALIDKTVDLIYFGSKALVLTQLVKIGLKIWLMVATLGKSPFPAIFNTLQFQAGILRAGFAFGLVLFIKHSLKHNTRSKLHWLLAIAIIIPLMICAAWLVHGASRLEDREFLMSLTVIHQAAAAVWVGGVMQILALWRLKKQNAIAIELWPMLLNRFTFLGIAAVAILLASGTPLAWYYIRTFQGFIGAGYGNLLTVKILMMGLALFFAWLNHRTVKQYFVSHSMYALTTRVPYYLEVEILILLTILFTAASLASQPPAVDIPHLTATWQEVLNMFAPRVPRWESPTHEALLAGEAGRVAIVGQIPSEAATAWSDYNHNIAGIFLTVMSFFAMLSFSNRFRWARFWPVGFMLLGIFLFFRSDAESWPLGPLGFWESTFNNGEILQHRIATLLVFVLGLMEIRARLNGNKGVLPYVFPLLAAFGGMMLLAHSHVGFEAKSAFLIQVGHTLMGVFSLILACGRWLELKLDSPGKNIAGFISVFALFQIGVILMFYREPLY; encoded by the coding sequence ATGGAAGGTATTGCCAACTATTTAGATTCCCTGATCGGCGGTATTGATCTGGCCTTTTTTTCCATGGCTATCGGCGGGTTGTTTTGGAGCCTGTTTGTGCTGCGTCCTTGGCGCAAAGCAGAGGTTCATTACAATAATGCGCTGATTGATAAAACTGTGGATTTGATTTATTTCGGCAGCAAGGCCCTGGTATTAACCCAGCTGGTTAAAATCGGCCTGAAAATATGGCTGATGGTTGCTACTTTGGGTAAATCGCCATTCCCGGCTATTTTTAATACCTTGCAGTTCCAGGCCGGAATCCTGCGCGCCGGTTTTGCATTTGGTCTGGTGTTATTCATCAAACACAGCCTGAAACATAATACCCGCTCCAAATTGCATTGGTTACTGGCTATCGCCATTATCATCCCTTTGATGATATGCGCTGCCTGGCTGGTGCATGGTGCCAGCCGTCTGGAAGACCGCGAATTTCTGATGAGTCTGACTGTCATCCATCAGGCGGCAGCCGCCGTTTGGGTGGGTGGGGTCATGCAAATTCTGGCCTTGTGGCGTTTGAAAAAACAAAATGCCATAGCCATAGAATTATGGCCCATGCTGCTTAACCGCTTTACTTTCTTAGGCATAGCCGCAGTAGCCATTTTACTGGCGTCCGGCACACCGCTGGCATGGTATTACATTCGGACTTTCCAGGGCTTTATCGGTGCCGGCTACGGCAATTTGTTAACCGTGAAAATCTTAATGATGGGCCTGGCGCTGTTTTTTGCCTGGTTAAATCATCGCACGGTTAAACAATATTTCGTCAGCCACAGCATGTATGCCCTAACCACCCGGGTGCCTTATTATCTGGAAGTAGAAATCCTGATTTTGCTGACCATATTATTTACCGCCGCCAGCCTGGCTTCCCAGCCGCCGGCCGTTGATATTCCGCATCTGACCGCAACCTGGCAGGAAGTGCTGAACATGTTTGCGCCCAGAGTGCCGCGCTGGGAATCGCCCACCCATGAGGCACTGCTGGCCGGTGAGGCAGGCCGGGTGGCGATAGTGGGCCAGATACCGTCAGAAGCCGCAACCGCCTGGTCTGATTACAACCATAATATTGCCGGCATATTCTTAACGGTAATGAGTTTTTTTGCCATGCTGTCATTCTCCAACCGGTTTCGTTGGGCGCGGTTTTGGCCGGTGGGCTTTATGTTGCTGGGTATTTTTCTGTTCTTCCGCAGCGATGCAGAAAGTTGGCCGCTGGGACCGCTGGGTTTTTGGGAAAGCACTTTTAACAACGGCGAAATTCTGCAACACCGCATCGCTACGCTGCTGGTATTTGTGTTGGGTCTAATGGAAATTCGGGCCCGGCTTAACGGCAATAAAGGCGTTTTGCCTTATGTTTTTCCGTTGTTGGCGGCATTTGGCGGCATGATGCTGCTGGCCCATTCTCATGTCGGCTTTGAGGCTAAAAGCGCGTTTCTGATTCAGGTGGGTCACACCTTGATGGGCGTGTTTTCTCTGATTTTAGCCTGTGGCCGCTGGCTGGAACTCAAGCTTGATTCACCCGGCAAAAATATTGCCGGTTTTATTTCGGTGTTCGCCTTGTTCCAAATAGGCGTCATTCTGATGTTCTATCGTGAACCCCTCTACTGA
- the dxs gene encoding 1-deoxy-D-xylulose-5-phosphate synthase: MNLTNDYPLLKDIHSPADVRSLPKESLKALSDEVRAYLTHTVSISGGHFSAGLGTVELTVALHYVFDTPTDQLVWDVGHQAYPHKILTGRKDRMPTIRTLGGVSAFPSRAESEYDAFGVGHSSTSISAALGMAIASQLRGEDKKMVAIIGDGSITGGMAFEAMNHAGDVNANLLVILNDNDMSISPPVGAMNNYLTKVLSSKLYSSVREESKKALSRMPSVWELARKTEEHVKGMIVPGTLFEELGFNYFGPIDGHDVDVLVSTLENLKDLTGPVFLHVVTKKGKGYAPAEKDPLAYHGVPAFDPTQDSLPKSGSSTHPTYTEVFSHWLCDMAEQDERLLGITPAMREGSGLVEFSRRYPKRYFDVAIAEQHAVTLAAGQACQGGKPVVAIYSTFLQRGYDQLIHDVALQNLDVLFALDRGGLVGPDGPTHAGSFDYSYLRCIPNMLIMAPADENECRQMLSTGFYHPGPASVRYPRGKGPGAVIDKALTTLPIGKAEIRHQGGRLAILAWGSMVAPSVEVGKKLGATVVNMRFVKPLDADLILELAKSHDAFVTVEENVIAGGAGSAVNEFLQAQSILMPVLNIGLPDAFIEQGSREELLALSGLDVAGILAKIEKVLA; this comes from the coding sequence ATGAACCTGACTAACGATTACCCTTTATTAAAAGACATTCATAGCCCTGCCGACGTCCGCAGCTTACCGAAAGAAAGCCTGAAGGCTTTATCCGATGAAGTGCGCGCTTACCTGACTCATACAGTCAGTATTTCCGGTGGGCATTTCTCCGCCGGTTTAGGTACAGTGGAGCTGACTGTGGCTTTGCATTATGTATTTGATACGCCAACCGACCAATTGGTATGGGATGTAGGGCATCAGGCTTATCCGCATAAGATTTTAACCGGACGCAAAGATCGTATGCCGACTATTCGTACCCTGGGCGGGGTATCGGCATTCCCCAGCCGCGCCGAGAGCGAATACGATGCCTTTGGCGTAGGTCATTCCAGCACATCCATCAGTGCGGCGTTGGGCATGGCCATCGCCAGCCAGTTGCGCGGCGAAGATAAAAAAATGGTTGCCATCATCGGTGACGGCAGTATTACCGGCGGTATGGCATTTGAAGCCATGAACCATGCCGGTGATGTGAACGCTAATCTGCTGGTGATCTTGAACGATAACGACATGTCAATTTCACCGCCGGTTGGCGCGATGAATAATTATTTGACTAAGGTGCTGTCCAGCAAACTGTACTCTTCCGTACGCGAAGAAAGTAAGAAAGCCCTGAGCAGAATGCCCAGCGTCTGGGAACTGGCGCGTAAAACCGAAGAACACGTCAAAGGCATGATCGTGCCCGGTACTTTGTTTGAAGAATTGGGCTTTAACTACTTTGGCCCGATAGACGGCCATGATGTCGATGTGCTGGTCTCCACCCTGGAAAACCTTAAAGATTTAACCGGACCGGTGTTTCTGCATGTAGTCACCAAAAAAGGTAAAGGTTATGCCCCGGCAGAAAAAGACCCATTGGCCTATCACGGCGTACCGGCTTTTGACCCCACCCAGGATAGCCTGCCCAAATCCGGCAGCTCAACACATCCAACCTATACCGAAGTATTCAGCCATTGGTTGTGCGATATGGCAGAACAGGATGAACGCCTGTTAGGTATTACCCCGGCCATGCGTGAAGGTTCCGGCCTGGTGGAGTTTTCCCGCCGCTACCCCAAACGCTATTTTGACGTGGCAATCGCCGAACAACACGCCGTTACCTTAGCGGCTGGTCAAGCCTGCCAAGGCGGTAAACCGGTCGTAGCGATTTATTCCACTTTTTTACAACGCGGCTATGACCAGTTGATTCACGATGTGGCTTTGCAAAATCTGGATGTGCTGTTTGCCCTGGATCGCGGTGGTCTGGTTGGTCCCGATGGCCCAACTCATGCCGGCAGCTTTGATTACAGCTACTTGCGTTGCATACCCAATATGCTGATCATGGCTCCGGCCGATGAAAACGAATGCCGGCAAATGTTAAGCACCGGCTTTTATCATCCCGGCCCGGCTTCCGTGCGTTATCCACGCGGCAAAGGCCCAGGCGCCGTCATCGATAAAGCTTTAACAACCCTGCCGATCGGCAAGGCGGAAATCAGACATCAGGGCGGTCGTCTGGCCATCCTGGCCTGGGGTTCCATGGTGGCACCATCAGTTGAAGTAGGTAAAAAACTGGGAGCAACTGTAGTCAATATGCGCTTTGTCAAACCCCTGGATGCAGACCTGATCCTGGAGTTGGCCAAAAGCCACGACGCGTTTGTCACCGTGGAAGAAAACGTGATTGCCGGAGGCGCAGGCAGTGCCGTCAATGAATTTTTGCAAGCCCAGTCAATTTTGATGCCGGTGCTGAATATCGGTTTGCCGGATGCCTTTATTGAACAGGGCAGCAGGGAAGAATTATTGGCCTTAAGCGGCCTGGATGTCGCCGGTATTTTGGCCAAAATTGAAAAAGTATTGGCCTGA